The proteins below are encoded in one region of Brassica napus cultivar Da-Ae chromosome A6, Da-Ae, whole genome shotgun sequence:
- the LOC106347295 gene encoding pyrophosphate--fructose 6-phosphate 1-phosphotransferase subunit alpha 1: MDSDFGIPRELSPLQQLRSQYHPELPPCLQGTTVRVEFGDGTTVAEASDSHIVARAFPHTLGQPLAHFLREAAKVSDAHIITQLPSIRVGIVFCGRQAPGGHNVIWGLYEALKVHNANSTLLGFLGGSEGLFAQKTLEITDDILQTYKNQGGYDLLGRTKDQIRTTEQVNAALKACTDLKLDGLVIIGGVTSNTDAAHLAEFFAEAKCSTKVVGVPVTTNGDLKNQFVEANVGFDTICKVNSQLISNACTDALSAEKYYYFIRLMGRKHSHVALECTLQSHPNMVILGEEVAASKLTIFDISKQICDAVQARAGQDKNHGVILIPEGIIESIPEVYALLKEIHGLLREGVAADKISTQLSPWSSALFEFLPPFIKKQLLLHPESDDSAQLSQIETEKLLAYLVETEMNKRLKEGTYKGKKFNAICHFFGYQARGSLPSKFDCDYAYVLGHICYHILAAGLNGYMATVSNLKSPVNKWKCGAAPITAMMTVKNWSQNASSTSTSIGRPAIHPAMVDLKGKAYELLRQNADKFLMEDLYRNPGPLQYDGPGADAKAVSLCVEDQDYMGRIKKLQEYLDQVRTIVKPGCSQDVLKAALSVMASVTDVLTTISSSSNGGQQFA; the protein is encoded by the exons ATGGATTCAGATTTCGGAATCCCAAGAGAGCTCTCTCCTCTTCAGCAACTCCGTTCTCAGTACCACCCCGAGCTTCCTCCTTGTCTCCAG GGAACTACTGTGCGCGTGGAGTTTGGTGATGGAACCACTGTGGCTGAGGCTTCTGATTCCCATATCGTTGCTCGTGCCTTCCCTCATACCTTAGGCCAGCCTTTGGCTCACTTCCTCAGGGAAGCTGCCAAAGTTTCCGATGCTCACATCATTACTCAGCTTCCTTCTATCAG AGTTGGAATCGTGTTTTGTGGAAGGCAAGCTCCTGGTGGACACAATGTAATCTGGGGTCTTTACGAGGCTCTCAAGGTGCACAACGCAAACAGCACATTGCTTGGCTTTTTGG GTGGCTCGGAAGGTCTGTTTGCTCAAAAGACTCTGGAGATCACTGATGATATACTCCAGACTTACAAAAACCAAG GTGGCTATGATTTGCTTGGAAGAACCAAGGATCAGATCAGAACCACTGAGCAGGTTAACGCTGCTCTCAAAGCTTGCACTGATTTGAAGCTAGATGGCCTTGTTATCATTGGAG GTGTAACATCAAACACAGATGCCGCTCATCTTGCTGAATTTTTCGCTGAAGCAAAATGCTCAACAAAG GTAGTTGGTGTTCCAGTCACTACAAATGGAGATCTCAAGAATCAGTTTGTGGAGGCAAACGTTGGTTTTGACACCATATGCAAG GTGAATTCTCAGCTCATTAGCAATGCCTGCACCGATGCTCTATCTGCAGAGAAG TACTATTATTTCATCCGTCTCATGGGTCGGAAGCACTCTCATGTTGCCCTTGAGTGTACCCTCCAGTCTCATCCAAACATG GTGATACTGGGAGAGGAGGTCGCAGCATCTAAGCTCACCATTTTTGACATTTCTAAGCAGATCTGTGATGCAGTTCAAGCaagagcaggacaag ACAAGAATCATGGAGTCATCCTCATTCCCGAAGGGATCATAGAGAGTATTCCTGAAGTTTACGCTCTGTTGAAG GAAATTCATGGGCTACTTAGGGAGGGTGTAGCTGCTGATAAGATATCTACTCAGCTCTCACCTTGGTCATCTGCTTTGTTTGAATTCCTTCCTCCATTCATTAAGAAACAG CTACTCCTCCATCCTGAGTCTGATGATTCTGCTCAGCTATCccaa ATTGAGACTGAGAAGCTTCTCGCGTATCTGGTGGAGACTGAAATGAACAAGCGCTTG AAAGAAGGCACATACAAGGGGAAGAAGTTCAATGCTATATGTCACTTCTTTGGTTACCAAGCTCGTGGATCTCTCCCATCGAAGTTCGATTGTGATTATGCATAC GTGCTTGGACATATATGTTACCACATCCTAGCAGCTGGTTTGAATGGTTACATGGCAACAGTGAGCAACCTAAAAAGTCCGGTAAACAAGTGGAAATGTGGTGCTGCACCTATTACA GCGATGATGACGGTGAAGAACTGGTCCCAAAATGCTAGTTCTACTTCAACTTCAATTGGTAGACCTGCAATTCACCCGGCAATGGTGGATCTGAAAGGCAAAGCATACGA GCTGTTGAGACAGAACGCAGATAAATTCTTGATGGAAGATCTGTACAGAAACCCAGGACCGCTTCAGTACGATGGTCCAGGTGCAGATGCTAAAGCAGTGAGTCTCTGCGTTGAAGATCAAGACTACATGGGACGGATCAAGAAGCTCCAGGAATATCTAGACCAGGTGAGGACAATAGTGAAGCCAGGATGTTCACAAGACGTACTGAAAGCAGCACTGAGCGTGATGGCTTCAGTGACTGATGTCCTTACTACCATTTCTTCATCTTCAAATGGTGGTCAACAGTTCGCTTAA